One Glycine max cultivar Williams 82 chromosome 4, Glycine_max_v4.0, whole genome shotgun sequence DNA segment encodes these proteins:
- the LOC100804172 gene encoding axial regulator YABBY 4 isoform X3 gives MSTLNHLFDLPEQICYIQCGFCSTILMVSVPCSSLSMVVTVRCGHCTSLFSVNMSKASFIPFHLLASLSHLEPKESSPEEDANKTLNSHSASMMTYSDCEEEDVIPMSHHVVNKPPEKRQRTPSAYNCFIKKEIKRLKAENPDMAHKEAFSTAAKNWANFPQTQWCRGDEESCSQTDQLVNSQVDPPDAEVKA, from the exons ATGTCAACACTGAACCATCTTTTTGATCTTCCTGAACAGATATGTTACATACAATGTGGATTCTGTAGCACTATTTTAATG GTAAGTGTCCCATGCAGCAGTTTGTCAATGGTGGTGACAGTAAGATGCGGGCACTGCACAAGCCTCTTTTCTGTTAATATGTCGAAAGCTTCTTTTATCCCTTTCCACCTCTTAGCATCTCTTAGTCATCTTGAG CCAAAAGAAAGTAGTCCAGAAGAAGATGCTAACAAGACTTTGAACAGCCATAGTGCATCCATGATGACCTATTCTGATTGTGAGGAAGAGGATGTAATTCCAATGAGTCATCATGTTGTGAATAAAC CGCCAGAGAAGAGACAACGAACACCATCTGCTTATAACTGCTTCATCAA GAAGGAGATTAAAAGGCTAAAGGCTGAAAACCCTGACATGGCCCACAAGGAAGCTTTTAGTACAGCTGCAAAAAAT TGGGCCAATTTTCCCCAAACTCAGTGGTGCAGAGGAGATGAAGAGAGCTGTAGCCAGACAGATCAACTTGTGAACTCACAAGTGGACCCTCCTGATGCTGAGGTTAAAGCATAA
- the LOC100804172 gene encoding axial regulator YABBY 4 isoform X5: protein MSTLNHLFDLPEQICYIQCGFCSTILMVSVPCSSLSMVVTVRCGHCTSLFSVNMSKASFIPFHLLASLSHLEPKESSPEEDANKTLNSHSASMMTYSDCEEEDVIPMSHHVVNKPPEKRQRTPSAYNCFIKKEIKRLKAENPDMAHKEAFSTAAKNWANFPQTQWCRGDEESCSQTDQLVNSQVDPPDAEVNEEGQGFRGRKVPRNSILERTQFE, encoded by the exons ATGTCAACACTGAACCATCTTTTTGATCTTCCTGAACAGATATGTTACATACAATGTGGATTCTGTAGCACTATTTTAATG GTAAGTGTCCCATGCAGCAGTTTGTCAATGGTGGTGACAGTAAGATGCGGGCACTGCACAAGCCTCTTTTCTGTTAATATGTCGAAAGCTTCTTTTATCCCTTTCCACCTCTTAGCATCTCTTAGTCATCTTGAG CCAAAAGAAAGTAGTCCAGAAGAAGATGCTAACAAGACTTTGAACAGCCATAGTGCATCCATGATGACCTATTCTGATTGTGAGGAAGAGGATGTAATTCCAATGAGTCATCATGTTGTGAATAAAC CGCCAGAGAAGAGACAACGAACACCATCTGCTTATAACTGCTTCATCAA GAAGGAGATTAAAAGGCTAAAGGCTGAAAACCCTGACATGGCCCACAAGGAAGCTTTTAGTACAGCTGCAAAAAAT TGGGCCAATTTTCCCCAAACTCAGTGGTGCAGAGGAGATGAAGAGAGCTGTAGCCAGACAGATCAACTTGTGAACTCACAAGTGGACCCTCCTGATGCTGAG GTCAATGAAGAAGGTCAAGGATTCCGTGGAAGAAAGGTCCCAAGAAATTCCATCTTGGAAAGGACACAGTTTGAATGA
- the LOC100804172 gene encoding axial regulator YABBY 4 isoform X2: MSTLNHLFDLPEQICYIQCGFCSTILMQVSVPCSSLSMVVTVRCGHCTSLFSVNMSKASFIPFHLLASLSHLEPKESSPEEDANKTLNSHSASMMTYSDCEEEDVIPMSHHVVNKPPEKRQRTPSAYNCFIKKEIKRLKAENPDMAHKEAFSTAAKNWANFPQTQWCRGDEESCSQTDQLVNSQVDPPDAEVKA, encoded by the exons ATGTCAACACTGAACCATCTTTTTGATCTTCCTGAACAGATATGTTACATACAATGTGGATTCTGTAGCACTATTTTAATG CAGGTAAGTGTCCCATGCAGCAGTTTGTCAATGGTGGTGACAGTAAGATGCGGGCACTGCACAAGCCTCTTTTCTGTTAATATGTCGAAAGCTTCTTTTATCCCTTTCCACCTCTTAGCATCTCTTAGTCATCTTGAG CCAAAAGAAAGTAGTCCAGAAGAAGATGCTAACAAGACTTTGAACAGCCATAGTGCATCCATGATGACCTATTCTGATTGTGAGGAAGAGGATGTAATTCCAATGAGTCATCATGTTGTGAATAAAC CGCCAGAGAAGAGACAACGAACACCATCTGCTTATAACTGCTTCATCAA GAAGGAGATTAAAAGGCTAAAGGCTGAAAACCCTGACATGGCCCACAAGGAAGCTTTTAGTACAGCTGCAAAAAAT TGGGCCAATTTTCCCCAAACTCAGTGGTGCAGAGGAGATGAAGAGAGCTGTAGCCAGACAGATCAACTTGTGAACTCACAAGTGGACCCTCCTGATGCTGAGGTTAAAGCATAA
- the LOC100797078 gene encoding DNA-directed RNA polymerase subunit 10-like protein codes for MIIPVRCFTCGKVIGNKWDTYLDLLQADYSEGDALDALGLVRYCCRRMLMTHVDLIEKLLNYNTLDKSDPN; via the exons atgatcaTCCCCGTTCGTTGTTTTACCTGTGGAAAG GTCATTGGAAACAAATGGGACACCTATTTGGACCTTCTCCAGGCAGATTACAGTGAAGG AGATGCACTGGATGCATTGGGATTGGTTCGATATTGTTGTAGGCGCATGCTTATGACCCATGTTGATCTCATTGAGAAGTTGCTCAATTACAACA CTCTGGACAAGTCTGATCCCAATTAA
- the LOC100804172 gene encoding axial regulator YABBY 4 isoform X4, producing MSTLNHLFDLPEQICYIQCGFCSTILMQVSVPCSSLSMVVTVRCGHCTSLFSVNMSKASFIPFHLLASLSHLEPKESSPEEDANKTLNSHSASMMTYSDCEEEDVIPMSHHVVNKPPEKRQRTPSAYNCFIKKEIKRLKAENPDMAHKEAFSTAAKNVSGPIFPKLSGAEEMKRAVARQINL from the exons ATGTCAACACTGAACCATCTTTTTGATCTTCCTGAACAGATATGTTACATACAATGTGGATTCTGTAGCACTATTTTAATG CAGGTAAGTGTCCCATGCAGCAGTTTGTCAATGGTGGTGACAGTAAGATGCGGGCACTGCACAAGCCTCTTTTCTGTTAATATGTCGAAAGCTTCTTTTATCCCTTTCCACCTCTTAGCATCTCTTAGTCATCTTGAG CCAAAAGAAAGTAGTCCAGAAGAAGATGCTAACAAGACTTTGAACAGCCATAGTGCATCCATGATGACCTATTCTGATTGTGAGGAAGAGGATGTAATTCCAATGAGTCATCATGTTGTGAATAAAC CGCCAGAGAAGAGACAACGAACACCATCTGCTTATAACTGCTTCATCAA GAAGGAGATTAAAAGGCTAAAGGCTGAAAACCCTGACATGGCCCACAAGGAAGCTTTTAGTACAGCTGCAAAAAATGTAAG TGGGCCAATTTTCCCCAAACTCAGTGGTGCAGAGGAGATGAAGAGAGCTGTAGCCAGACAGATCAACTTGTGA
- the LOC100804172 gene encoding axial regulator YABBY 4 isoform X1: protein MSTLNHLFDLPEQICYIQCGFCSTILMVSVPCSSLSMVVTVRCGHCTSLFSVNMSKASFIPFHLLASLSHLEVMGYYLAISIFISFGILSQNAFVTVSTLQPKESSPEEDANKTLNSHSASMMTYSDCEEEDVIPMSHHVVNKPPEKRQRTPSAYNCFIKKEIKRLKAENPDMAHKEAFSTAAKNWANFPQTQWCRGDEESCSQTDQLVNSQVDPPDAEVKA, encoded by the exons ATGTCAACACTGAACCATCTTTTTGATCTTCCTGAACAGATATGTTACATACAATGTGGATTCTGTAGCACTATTTTAATG GTAAGTGTCCCATGCAGCAGTTTGTCAATGGTGGTGACAGTAAGATGCGGGCACTGCACAAGCCTCTTTTCTGTTAATATGTCGAAAGCTTCTTTTATCCCTTTCCACCTCTTAGCATCTCTTAGTCATCTTGAGGTGATGGGTTATTACCTTGcaatttctatatttatttccTTTGGAATTTTATCTCAAAATGCATTTGTGACTGTCTCCACTCTCCAGCCAAAAGAAAGTAGTCCAGAAGAAGATGCTAACAAGACTTTGAACAGCCATAGTGCATCCATGATGACCTATTCTGATTGTGAGGAAGAGGATGTAATTCCAATGAGTCATCATGTTGTGAATAAAC CGCCAGAGAAGAGACAACGAACACCATCTGCTTATAACTGCTTCATCAA GAAGGAGATTAAAAGGCTAAAGGCTGAAAACCCTGACATGGCCCACAAGGAAGCTTTTAGTACAGCTGCAAAAAAT TGGGCCAATTTTCCCCAAACTCAGTGGTGCAGAGGAGATGAAGAGAGCTGTAGCCAGACAGATCAACTTGTGAACTCACAAGTGGACCCTCCTGATGCTGAGGTTAAAGCATAA